In a genomic window of Streptomyces sp. BHT-5-2:
- a CDS encoding pitrilysin family protein has protein sequence MEFHPQPRGGAPKPWAFPAPERSRLANGLTLLTSHRPGQQVVAVEINLVAPLEAEPEGLDGVATIMARALSEGTDKHTAEEFAAELERCGATLDAHADHPGVRVALEVPASRLPRALGLLADALRAPAFPDSEIERLVRNRLDEIPHELANPARRAAMALSKELFPATSRMSRPRQGTEETVARIDATAVRAFYDAHVRPATGTAVVVGDFTGVDLAAALADTLGAWTGSTAEPRQPSPVVADDTGRVVIVDRPGAVQTQLLIGRIGADRHDQVWPAQVLGTYCLGGTLTSRLDRVLREEKGYTYGVRSFGQVLRSSAPSSPEGATGAALLAISGSVDTASTGPALQDLWTVLRTLAAEGLTDAERDVAVQNLVGVAPLKYETAAAVAGTLADQVEQQLPDDYQAQLYVRLAETGTVEATAAVVNAFPVDRLVTVLVGDAAQIAEPVKALGIGEVTVVSS, from the coding sequence ATGGAGTTCCACCCGCAGCCCCGGGGCGGCGCTCCCAAGCCGTGGGCCTTCCCCGCGCCCGAGCGCAGCCGGCTGGCGAACGGTCTGACCCTGCTGACCAGCCACCGCCCCGGCCAGCAGGTCGTCGCGGTGGAGATCAACCTCGTCGCGCCCCTGGAGGCCGAGCCCGAGGGCCTCGACGGCGTCGCCACGATCATGGCCCGCGCGCTGTCCGAGGGCACCGACAAGCACACCGCCGAGGAGTTCGCCGCCGAGCTGGAGCGCTGCGGCGCCACCCTGGACGCGCACGCCGACCACCCCGGTGTACGGGTCGCCCTGGAGGTCCCCGCCTCCCGGTTGCCGCGCGCCCTCGGCCTGCTCGCCGACGCGCTGCGCGCCCCGGCCTTCCCGGACAGCGAGATCGAGCGGCTGGTCCGCAACCGCCTCGACGAGATCCCGCACGAGCTGGCCAACCCGGCCCGGCGCGCCGCGATGGCGCTCTCCAAGGAGCTGTTCCCGGCCACCTCACGGATGTCGCGGCCCCGTCAGGGCACCGAGGAGACGGTCGCCCGGATCGACGCGACCGCCGTCCGCGCCTTCTACGACGCCCATGTCCGCCCCGCCACCGGCACCGCCGTCGTCGTCGGCGACTTCACCGGCGTCGACCTGGCCGCGGCGCTGGCCGACACCCTCGGCGCCTGGACGGGCTCCACCGCCGAACCGCGGCAGCCCTCCCCGGTGGTCGCCGACGACACCGGCCGCGTGGTGATCGTCGACCGTCCCGGTGCCGTCCAGACGCAACTGCTCATCGGGCGGATCGGTGCCGACCGGCACGACCAGGTATGGCCCGCCCAGGTGCTCGGCACGTACTGCCTGGGCGGCACCCTCACCTCCCGTCTGGACCGGGTGCTGCGCGAGGAGAAGGGCTACACCTACGGGGTGCGCTCCTTCGGGCAGGTACTGCGCTCCAGCGCCCCGTCCTCCCCGGAGGGGGCCACCGGCGCCGCCCTGCTCGCCATCAGCGGGTCGGTGGACACCGCGTCCACCGGGCCGGCGCTCCAGGACCTGTGGACGGTGCTGCGGACCCTCGCGGCGGAGGGGCTGACGGACGCCGAGCGCGACGTGGCGGTGCAGAACCTCGTCGGTGTCGCACCGCTGAAGTACGAGACCGCCGCCGCGGTCGCCGGCACGCTGGCCGACCAGGTGGAGCAGCAGCTCCCGGACGACTACCAGGCGCAGTTGTACGTCCGGCTCGCGGAGACCGGCACCGTCGAGGCGACCGCCGCGGTCGTCAACGCCTTCCCGGTGGACCGGCTGGTGACGGTCCTGGTGGGTGACGCGGCGCAGATCGCCGAGCCCGTCAAGGCGTTGGGCATCGGCGAGGTGACGGTCGTCAGCAGCTGA
- a CDS encoding M23 family metallopeptidase, with the protein MAFTRATGKHRRASRTARTTRNLAGIATLAASGVVASVASPALAATDEPALHDTGLRQAVVMGDELAVRIEAQADAQQAAAEAAAAKAKAEAEAARRAEAAKKKADEERAAKVRAAREAERKRLNTFVAPVTGSYVSTAYKASSGLWSSGSHTGIDFHAAYGTSVHAVGSGTVVEAGWGGAYGNNVVIKMNDGTYTQYGHLSSIGVTVGQTVTPGQQIALSGNTGNTTGPHLHFEARTGPDYGSDIDPVAYLRAHGVTV; encoded by the coding sequence ATGGCGTTCACCCGTGCCACCGGGAAGCACCGCCGCGCGAGCCGTACCGCTCGCACCACCCGCAACCTCGCCGGCATAGCCACCCTGGCCGCCTCCGGTGTCGTCGCCTCCGTGGCGTCGCCCGCGCTGGCCGCCACGGACGAGCCCGCTCTCCACGACACCGGCCTCCGGCAGGCCGTCGTGATGGGTGACGAACTCGCCGTCCGGATCGAGGCCCAGGCGGACGCGCAGCAGGCCGCTGCCGAGGCCGCGGCGGCCAAGGCGAAGGCCGAAGCCGAGGCCGCCCGGCGGGCCGAGGCGGCGAAGAAGAAGGCCGACGAGGAGCGCGCGGCCAAGGTGCGCGCCGCCCGCGAGGCCGAGCGCAAGCGCCTCAACACCTTCGTCGCTCCGGTGACCGGCTCCTACGTCTCCACCGCCTACAAGGCGTCCAGCGGCCTGTGGTCCTCGGGCAGCCACACCGGCATCGACTTCCACGCCGCCTACGGCACTTCCGTTCACGCGGTCGGTTCGGGCACCGTCGTCGAGGCCGGCTGGGGCGGCGCGTACGGCAACAACGTCGTGATCAAGATGAACGACGGTACGTACACCCAATACGGTCACCTTTCGTCGATCGGGGTGACGGTCGGACAGACGGTCACCCCCGGGCAGCAGATCGCCCTCTCCGGCAACACCGGCAACACCACCGGTCCGCACCTCCACTTCGAGGCGCGGACCGGTCCCGACTACGGCTCGGACATCGACCCGGTCGCCTACCTCCGCGCGCACGGCGTCACCGTCTGA
- a CDS encoding GntR family transcriptional regulator, translated as MRGHISAHAVCTAIRDDIVAGALAPGSRLIEDILAARYGVSRVPVREALRTLQSEGFVTTRHHAGACVAELTEQEAADLLDLRALVEPLGAARAAARRTSAHLKVLRGLVRLGRERARHGHAADLRQLDGWFHETLAQAAGSPSLTALLTQLRRKIEWMYVMEPPSRVTASWDEHGAVLDAVARGDAERARALMAAHIERSLPVYRLRRAAPGVRDPKRPVNTARARA; from the coding sequence ATGCGAGGCCATATTTCCGCGCATGCGGTGTGCACGGCGATTCGCGACGATATCGTCGCCGGTGCACTGGCGCCGGGCAGCCGACTGATCGAGGACATTCTCGCCGCGCGGTACGGCGTATCCAGGGTCCCGGTGCGGGAAGCGCTGCGCACCCTCCAGTCCGAGGGCTTCGTCACCACCCGCCATCACGCGGGCGCCTGCGTCGCCGAACTCACCGAGCAGGAGGCCGCCGACCTCCTCGACCTCCGTGCCCTCGTGGAGCCGCTGGGCGCTGCCCGCGCGGCCGCCCGCCGCACCTCCGCCCATCTGAAGGTGCTGCGCGGCCTGGTGCGGCTCGGTCGTGAGCGGGCCCGGCACGGCCATGCCGCCGACCTGCGGCAACTGGACGGCTGGTTCCACGAAACGCTCGCCCAGGCGGCCGGCAGCCCCAGCCTCACGGCACTCCTCACCCAGCTGCGGCGCAAGATCGAGTGGATGTACGTCATGGAGCCACCGTCCCGGGTCACCGCATCGTGGGACGAGCACGGTGCCGTGCTTGACGCGGTGGCCAGGGGTGACGCGGAACGGGCGCGCGCCCTCATGGCGGCGCACATCGAGCGGTCGCTTCCCGTGTACCGGCTGCGGCGCGCCGCTCCCGGTGTGAGGGACCCGAAACGCCCCGTCAACACGGCGCGCGCCCGGGCTTAA
- a CDS encoding HPr family phosphocarrier protein, with amino-acid sequence MAERRVNVGWAEGLHARPASIFVRAATASGVPMTISKADGNPVNAASMLAVLGLGAQGGEEIVLASDAEGAEAALDRLAKLVAEGLEELPETV; translated from the coding sequence ATGGCTGAGCGCCGCGTCAATGTCGGTTGGGCCGAGGGCCTGCACGCCCGCCCCGCGTCGATCTTCGTCCGAGCGGCCACCGCCTCCGGTGTCCCGATGACGATCTCCAAGGCGGACGGCAACCCCGTCAACGCCGCCTCCATGCTCGCGGTCCTGGGCCTCGGTGCCCAGGGGGGCGAGGAGATCGTGCTGGCCTCCGACGCCGAGGGCGCCGAGGCCGCGCTCGACCGCCTGGCGAAGCTGGTCGCGGAGGGTCTCGAGGAGCTCCCCGAGACCGTCTGA
- a CDS encoding GNAT family N-acetyltransferase, with protein METPPDHAYPTHWEADVVLRDGGTARIRPITPDDAERLVSFYEQVSDESKYYRFFAPYPRLSDRDVHRFTHHDYVDRVGLAATVGGEFIATVRYDRIDDRGLPAKSREHDQAEVAFLVQDAHQGRGVASALLEHIAAVARERGIRRFAAEVLPANTKMIKVFTDAGYTQKRTFEDGVVRLEFGLEPTEQSMAVMRGREQRAEARSVQRLLAPGAIAVIGTGRAPGGLGRTTLRNVLDAGFTGRVHAVNHAFPEDLRRLEPEGVPAVRSLREIPDPVDLAVIAVPAAVVPDVVRDCGEHGVPGVLVLSSGYAESGPEGRQRQRALLRQVRSYGMRLIGPNAFGLLNTAPDVRLNASLAPRMPGAGRIGLFTQSGAIGIGLLSGLHERGPGDGGIAGISTFVSAGNRADVSGNDLLQFWYDDPHTDVAILYLESIGNPRKFTRLARRTAAVKPVVVAKGARHHGAAPMGHAVPTVRVPDSTVAALMRQAGVIRVETVTELIDAGLLLASQPLPTGPRVAILGNSESLALLAYDACLTEGLRPQRPHVLPSDATPDDFRAALAEALAGDGWDAVVVTAIPWVGEEGTAGPGGGEGIALADALRAAVAADPGKPVTVVHLAMDDLAETLAAPPEPNAPHASQEPATPAPGPVPDASGRTPAGPPHEHAPDRASAPEARQTAAPEAPPGPRPVLIPAYPAAERAVRALAEAVRYAAWRRTAAEPGRVPEYDDIEETAAGTDIERLLDRLTREVAPGRSVALPPADAEALLARYGIPIRPALPAPDPDAAVRAAARLGYPVALKATAPHLRHRADLGGVRLDIAGEAELRRTYTELTDFLGSPEELRPVVQAMVPRGVDTVVRAAIDPSAGAVLSFGLAGAPSQLLGDMAHRLIPATDREVTEQIRSIRSAPLLFGWRGSQPVDTAALEELLLRVSRLVDDHPEVVAVDLEPVVVAPRGLAVLDASVRLARPPATTDLGPRRLPVY; from the coding sequence ATGGAGACGCCGCCGGACCACGCGTACCCGACCCACTGGGAAGCCGACGTGGTCCTGCGCGACGGCGGCACGGCACGCATCCGGCCCATCACGCCCGACGACGCCGAGCGGCTGGTCTCCTTCTACGAGCAGGTCTCGGACGAGTCGAAGTACTACCGCTTCTTCGCCCCGTATCCCCGCCTGTCCGACCGCGACGTCCATCGGTTCACCCACCACGACTACGTCGACCGGGTCGGCCTGGCCGCCACGGTGGGCGGCGAGTTCATCGCCACCGTCCGCTACGACCGCATCGACGACCGCGGGCTGCCCGCCAAGAGCCGCGAGCACGACCAGGCCGAGGTCGCCTTTCTCGTCCAGGACGCCCACCAAGGCCGCGGGGTCGCCTCCGCCCTCCTGGAGCACATCGCCGCGGTCGCCCGTGAACGGGGCATCCGCCGGTTCGCCGCCGAGGTGCTGCCCGCCAACACCAAGATGATCAAGGTGTTCACGGATGCCGGCTACACCCAGAAGCGCACCTTCGAGGACGGAGTCGTCCGCCTGGAGTTCGGCCTCGAACCAACCGAGCAGTCCATGGCCGTGATGCGCGGTCGCGAGCAGCGCGCCGAGGCCCGCTCCGTCCAGCGGCTGCTCGCCCCCGGCGCGATCGCCGTCATCGGCACCGGCCGCGCCCCGGGCGGCCTCGGCCGCACCACACTGCGCAATGTGCTCGACGCCGGCTTCACCGGCCGCGTGCACGCCGTCAACCACGCCTTCCCCGAGGACCTGCGCCGCCTGGAGCCCGAGGGCGTCCCCGCCGTCCGTTCGCTGCGCGAGATCCCCGACCCCGTCGACCTGGCGGTCATCGCCGTCCCCGCGGCCGTCGTCCCCGACGTCGTCCGCGACTGCGGCGAACACGGCGTCCCGGGGGTGCTGGTCCTCTCCTCCGGGTACGCCGAGTCCGGCCCCGAGGGCCGCCAGCGACAGCGCGCGCTGCTCCGCCAGGTCCGCTCGTACGGCATGCGCCTCATCGGCCCCAACGCCTTCGGTCTGCTCAACACCGCCCCCGACGTCCGGCTGAACGCCTCGCTCGCCCCCCGGATGCCCGGCGCCGGCCGCATCGGCCTGTTCACCCAGTCCGGAGCGATCGGCATCGGCCTGCTCAGCGGACTGCACGAGCGCGGCCCCGGTGACGGCGGCATCGCCGGCATCTCCACCTTCGTCTCGGCCGGCAATCGTGCCGACGTCTCCGGGAACGACCTCCTCCAGTTCTGGTACGACGACCCGCACACCGACGTCGCCATCCTCTACCTGGAGTCCATCGGCAACCCACGGAAGTTCACCCGGCTCGCCCGCCGCACCGCCGCCGTCAAGCCCGTGGTCGTCGCCAAAGGCGCCCGGCACCACGGCGCCGCCCCCATGGGCCACGCCGTGCCCACCGTCCGCGTCCCCGACAGCACCGTCGCCGCCCTGATGCGCCAGGCCGGCGTGATCCGCGTCGAGACCGTCACCGAGCTGATCGACGCCGGGCTCCTGCTGGCCTCCCAGCCGCTGCCGACCGGCCCGCGCGTCGCCATCCTGGGCAACTCCGAATCGCTGGCCCTGCTTGCCTACGACGCCTGCCTCACCGAGGGGCTCCGCCCGCAGCGCCCCCATGTCCTGCCCTCCGACGCGACCCCGGACGACTTCCGCGCCGCCCTGGCCGAGGCGCTCGCCGGCGACGGCTGGGACGCCGTCGTCGTCACCGCCATCCCGTGGGTGGGGGAGGAGGGCACCGCCGGCCCGGGCGGGGGCGAGGGCATCGCACTCGCCGACGCCCTGCGCGCCGCGGTCGCCGCCGACCCGGGCAAACCGGTCACCGTCGTCCACCTCGCCATGGACGACCTGGCCGAGACGCTCGCCGCCCCGCCCGAGCCCAACGCGCCGCACGCATCCCAGGAACCGGCCACCCCGGCCCCCGGCCCGGTCCCTGACGCCTCGGGACGCACCCCCGCAGGGCCGCCCCATGAGCACGCCCCGGACCGGGCGTCCGCCCCGGAAGCCCGCCAGACCGCCGCCCCCGAGGCCCCACCCGGCCCCCGCCCCGTCCTCATCCCCGCCTACCCCGCCGCCGAGCGCGCCGTCCGCGCCCTCGCCGAGGCCGTCCGGTACGCCGCCTGGCGCCGCACGGCCGCCGAACCAGGCCGGGTACCCGAATACGACGACATCGAGGAGACGGCCGCCGGCACCGACATCGAGCGGCTCCTCGACCGGCTCACCAGGGAGGTCGCCCCCGGCCGCTCCGTCGCACTGCCGCCCGCCGACGCCGAGGCGCTGCTCGCCCGCTACGGCATCCCCATCCGCCCCGCCCTCCCGGCCCCCGACCCGGACGCCGCCGTCCGCGCCGCCGCCCGGCTCGGCTACCCGGTCGCCCTCAAGGCCACCGCCCCCCACCTGCGGCACCGTGCCGACCTCGGCGGCGTCCGCCTCGACATCGCCGGCGAGGCCGAACTCCGCCGCACCTACACCGAATTGACCGACTTCCTCGGCTCCCCCGAGGAGCTGCGGCCGGTCGTCCAGGCGATGGTGCCGCGCGGCGTCGACACCGTCGTCCGCGCCGCCATCGACCCCTCCGCCGGCGCGGTGCTCTCCTTCGGGCTGGCCGGCGCGCCCTCCCAGTTGCTCGGCGACATGGCCCACCGTCTGATTCCGGCCACCGACCGCGAGGTCACCGAGCAGATCCGGTCGATCCGCAGCGCCCCGCTCCTCTTCGGCTGGCGCGGCTCCCAGCCCGTGGACACCGCCGCCCTGGAGGAGCTCCTGCTGCGGGTCTCCCGGCTCGTCGACGACCACCCCGAGGTGGTCGCGGTGGACCTCGAACCGGTCGTCGTCGCCCCGCGCGGCCTGGCCGTCCTCGATGCCTCCGTCCGGCTCGCCAGACCGCCGGCCACCACCGACCTCGGCCCCCGCCGGCTGCCCGTCTACTGA
- a CDS encoding DUF5998 family protein, which produces MAKTGTTTQGLRAAIERSGYYPTLVAEAVQAAVGGEPVVSYLVHQETTFDANEVRRHVTVLVLTGTRFIVSHTDEQAADATSPSPYATTSTESVKLGRISSVVLSRVVANPESYTPGQLPREVVLTIGWGAVARLDLEPASCGDPNCDADHGYTGSSTADDLSLRVSEAGDGPDSVRETLAFAQALSEATVATSTR; this is translated from the coding sequence ATGGCTAAGACCGGTACGACGACCCAGGGGCTGCGCGCGGCGATCGAGCGCAGTGGCTATTACCCGACGCTCGTGGCCGAGGCGGTGCAGGCCGCGGTCGGCGGCGAGCCGGTGGTGTCGTACCTCGTCCACCAGGAGACGACCTTCGACGCCAACGAGGTCCGCCGCCACGTCACGGTCCTGGTCCTCACCGGCACCCGCTTCATCGTCAGCCACACCGACGAGCAGGCCGCCGACGCCACCTCCCCGTCCCCGTACGCCACCACCTCCACGGAGTCCGTCAAGCTCGGCCGGATCTCGTCCGTGGTGCTCAGCCGCGTCGTCGCCAACCCCGAGTCCTACACCCCCGGCCAGCTGCCCCGCGAGGTCGTCCTCACCATCGGCTGGGGCGCGGTCGCGCGGCTCGACCTGGAGCCGGCCAGCTGCGGCGACCCCAACTGCGACGCCGACCACGGCTACACCGGTTCGTCCACCGCCGACGACCTCTCCCTCCGGGTCAGCGAGGCCGGCGACGGCCCGGACTCGGTGCGCGAGACCCTCGCCTTCGCCCAGGCGCTCTCCGAGGCCACCGTGGCCACCAGCACCCGCTGA
- a CDS encoding alkaline phosphatase family protein, with product MAHTAPVWPEPEPLDPLTAPVPRYGTGSLADLLPAITAGQGLPGVTTSMELTPADRACVFLIDGLGWELLRAHPGEAPFLTSLLDTSFNGTGQPLTAGFPATTATSLASVGTGLPPGAHGLPGYTCEDPATGALMNQLRWRPWTDPHVWQPYPTVFRLADAAGIHTCQVSAPDFAQTPLTRIALSGGTFHGRLSGEERMDLAAGQLAAGDRSLVYTYYSEVDGKGHRYGVDSDAWRGQLLYVDRLAQRLAEQLPPRSALYITADHGMIDIPFDPDSRIDFDEDWELRAGVRLLGGEGRARHVYAHPGAAADVLAVWREVVGDQMWVAGREEAIAAGWFGPHVDDRVRARIGDVVAAAHADMAIIASEREPGESQMVGLHGSMTPVEQLVPLLEVRT from the coding sequence ATGGCCCACACCGCACCCGTCTGGCCGGAACCGGAACCGCTCGACCCGCTCACCGCCCCGGTGCCGCGCTACGGCACCGGCTCGCTCGCCGACCTGCTGCCCGCCATCACCGCGGGCCAGGGCCTGCCCGGCGTCACCACGAGCATGGAGCTGACCCCCGCCGACCGCGCCTGCGTCTTCCTGATCGACGGCCTCGGCTGGGAGCTGCTGCGCGCCCACCCGGGGGAGGCGCCGTTCCTCACCTCCCTCCTGGACACCTCGTTCAACGGCACCGGTCAGCCGCTCACCGCCGGCTTCCCCGCCACCACCGCCACCTCCCTCGCCTCGGTCGGCACCGGTCTGCCGCCGGGCGCCCACGGCCTGCCCGGCTACACCTGCGAGGACCCGGCCACCGGCGCGCTGATGAACCAGCTGCGCTGGCGCCCCTGGACCGATCCGCACGTCTGGCAGCCCTACCCCACGGTCTTCCGGCTCGCCGACGCCGCAGGCATCCACACCTGCCAGGTCTCCGCGCCGGACTTCGCACAGACCCCGCTGACCCGGATCGCACTCAGCGGCGGCACCTTCCACGGCCGGCTCTCCGGCGAGGAACGGATGGACCTCGCCGCCGGACAACTCGCCGCCGGCGACCGCTCGCTGGTCTACACCTACTACTCCGAGGTCGACGGCAAGGGCCACCGCTACGGCGTCGACTCCGACGCCTGGCGCGGCCAACTGCTCTACGTGGACCGGCTCGCCCAGCGGCTCGCCGAACAACTCCCGCCGCGCAGTGCCCTGTACATCACCGCCGACCACGGCATGATCGACATCCCCTTCGACCCCGACTCCCGGATCGACTTCGACGAGGACTGGGAACTGCGCGCCGGCGTACGCCTGTTGGGCGGCGAGGGCCGGGCCCGGCACGTGTACGCCCACCCGGGCGCGGCCGCCGACGTGCTCGCCGTGTGGCGCGAGGTGGTCGGCGACCAGATGTGGGTCGCCGGCCGCGAAGAGGCCATCGCCGCGGGCTGGTTCGGGCCGCACGTCGACGACCGCGTCCGCGCCCGGATCGGCGACGTGGTCGCCGCAGCCCACGCCGACATGGCGATCATCGCGAGCGAGCGGGAGCCGGGGGAGTCGCAGATGGTCGGCCTGCACGGTTCCATGACCCCGGTGGAGCAGCTGGTGCCGCTCCTCGAGGTCCGCACCTGA
- a CDS encoding thymidine kinase codes for MPELVFFSGTMDCGKSTLALQIEHNRSARGLQGLIYSRNDRAGRGKLSSRLGLVTEAVEAGDDLDFYVHVVDRLSSGGRVDYIIVDEAQFLGPDQIDQLARVVDDLGLDVFAFGITTDFRTKLFPGSQRLIELADRIEVMKVEALCWCGARATHNARTVDGRMVVEGAQVVVGDVRGEATGEVPDRPAEVGYEVLCRRHHRRRQTAATAHAAALSPDVLPVDAPR; via the coding sequence ATGCCCGAGCTGGTGTTCTTCTCCGGAACGATGGACTGCGGAAAGTCGACACTGGCGCTGCAGATCGAGCACAACCGCTCGGCCCGCGGCCTGCAGGGCCTGATCTACAGTCGCAATGACCGGGCCGGCCGCGGCAAGCTCTCCTCCCGCCTGGGCCTGGTCACCGAGGCCGTCGAGGCGGGGGACGACCTGGACTTCTACGTCCATGTCGTCGACCGCCTCAGTTCCGGCGGCCGGGTCGACTACATCATCGTCGACGAGGCGCAGTTCCTCGGCCCCGACCAGATAGACCAGCTCGCCCGGGTCGTCGACGACCTCGGGCTGGACGTCTTCGCGTTCGGCATCACCACCGACTTCCGCACCAAGCTCTTCCCCGGCTCCCAGCGGCTGATCGAACTCGCCGACCGCATCGAGGTGATGAAGGTGGAGGCGCTGTGCTGGTGCGGTGCCCGCGCCACCCACAACGCCCGTACGGTCGACGGCCGGATGGTCGTCGAGGGCGCGCAGGTCGTCGTCGGTGACGTGCGCGGCGAGGCCACCGGCGAGGTGCCGGACCGGCCGGCGGAGGTCGGCTACGAGGTGCTGTGCCGGCGCCACCACCGCCGTCGGCAGACCGCGGCGACCGCCCACGCGGCCGCGCTCTCCCCGGACGTCCTGCCGGTCGACGCGCCGCGCTAG
- a CDS encoding VOC family protein, translated as MTTEAAARRMPGAPCWVSLLAHNLPATQEFYGALFGWEFRPGPQHFGPYARAFLDGLEVAGVGELAADRHLPVAWTTYLASDDADVTAEQIRACGGTVGVGPLDADDAGRMAVASDPQGAVFGVWQGRTMLGTAVSGEPGTPVWNELVTQETDSVAPFYEHVFGFESEAVVSADFDYLTLHIKGKPVAGIHGVGNALPRDRGPHWMTYFAVSDTDAAARRVVELGGRVLRPARDSAHGRLATVADNDGAVFTLIQRR; from the coding sequence ATGACGACCGAGGCAGCAGCCCGGCGGATGCCCGGTGCGCCCTGCTGGGTGAGCCTCCTGGCGCACAACCTGCCCGCGACGCAGGAGTTCTACGGCGCGCTCTTCGGCTGGGAGTTCCGCCCGGGCCCGCAGCACTTCGGTCCGTACGCCCGCGCCTTCCTCGACGGCCTGGAGGTGGCCGGCGTCGGTGAACTGGCGGCCGACCGGCACCTCCCGGTCGCCTGGACCACCTATCTGGCCAGCGACGACGCGGATGTGACCGCCGAGCAGATCCGCGCCTGCGGCGGCACCGTGGGCGTGGGCCCGCTGGACGCCGACGACGCCGGCCGGATGGCGGTCGCCTCCGACCCGCAGGGCGCCGTCTTCGGCGTCTGGCAGGGCCGGACGATGCTGGGCACGGCGGTCAGCGGCGAGCCGGGCACCCCGGTGTGGAACGAACTGGTCACCCAGGAGACCGACTCCGTCGCCCCGTTCTACGAGCATGTCTTCGGCTTCGAGTCCGAGGCCGTGGTCTCCGCGGACTTCGACTACCTGACGCTGCACATCAAGGGCAAGCCGGTCGCCGGCATCCACGGCGTCGGCAACGCGCTGCCGCGCGACCGCGGGCCGCACTGGATGACGTACTTCGCCGTGTCCGACACCGACGCCGCCGCCCGCCGGGTCGTCGAACTGGGCGGCCGTGTGCTGCGGCCGGCGCGGGACTCGGCGCACGGCCGGCTGGCGACGGTCGCCGACAACGACGGCGCGGTCTTCACCCTCATCCAGCGGCGCTGA
- a CDS encoding sulfurtransferase → MNAIITATELASELAGPGAPLLLDVRYQLGGPPGRPQYEAGHLPGAVYVDLDAELAGPPGVAGRHPLPDLAVFTAAMRAAGVGAGRPVVTYDGGQGWAAARAWWLLRWAGHPDVRVLDGGLAAWQASGGAMSIDKVTPPAGDFTPAPGAMPLLTADDAADLARRGVLLDARAGERYRGETEPIDPVAGHIPGAVSAPTTENVADGSTVFRPAAELAKRFTSLGATADTEVGVYCGSGVSAAQQVLALAVAGIPAALYVGSWSEWCADPSRPIATGSQPG, encoded by the coding sequence ATGAATGCCATCATCACCGCTACCGAACTCGCGAGCGAGTTGGCCGGCCCCGGCGCTCCGCTGCTGCTGGACGTGCGCTACCAGCTCGGCGGCCCGCCCGGCCGCCCCCAGTACGAGGCCGGCCACCTGCCCGGCGCGGTCTATGTCGACCTCGACGCCGAACTCGCCGGCCCGCCCGGCGTGGCGGGCCGGCACCCGCTCCCCGACCTCGCCGTCTTCACCGCCGCGATGCGAGCTGCCGGCGTCGGTGCCGGCCGCCCGGTGGTCACCTACGACGGCGGCCAGGGCTGGGCCGCCGCCCGCGCGTGGTGGCTGCTGCGCTGGGCGGGTCACCCGGACGTGCGGGTCCTCGACGGCGGACTTGCCGCCTGGCAGGCATCCGGCGGCGCCATGAGTATCGACAAAGTGACTCCGCCGGCCGGTGACTTCACCCCCGCGCCCGGCGCGATGCCGCTGCTCACCGCCGACGACGCGGCCGACCTGGCCCGCCGCGGCGTCCTCCTGGACGCGCGGGCGGGCGAGCGCTACCGCGGCGAGACCGAACCCATCGACCCGGTTGCCGGTCACATCCCCGGCGCGGTGTCCGCCCCCACGACCGAGAACGTCGCCGACGGCAGCACCGTCTTCCGCCCCGCCGCCGAACTGGCCAAGCGGTTCACGTCCCTGGGGGCCACCGCCGACACCGAGGTCGGCGTCTACTGCGGCTCCGGCGTCTCCGCCGCCCAGCAGGTCCTCGCCCTCGCCGTCGCCGGGATCCCCGCGGCGCTGTACGTCGGCTCCTGGAGCGAATGGTGCGCCGACCCCTCCCGCCCCATCGCCACCGGCTCCCAGCCCGGCTGA